The DNA window GCCGAACTGCCCGTCCTCGACGTGCTGGAGAAAATGATCGGCGAGGTCGGAGGATGCCCCCGATGAGGTGGCGCCCGGCCGCTCTCGCGCTCGGGCTGGTCGTCGCCACCGCGACCGCCTGCACGGCGGAGGAACCGGAACCGATCACCCTGAGGGTGCTCGCCAGCTCGGAACTCGCCGACATGACGCCGATCCTCGCCGACCTGCGCCGGGAGACCGGCATCGACCTGGTCATGGACTATCAGGGCACGGTCGCGGCGAACAGGGCCCTCGACCCGGTGAAATACCGGCACGACCTGGCCTGGCTCTCCGATGACCGGTACCTCAAGCTGACCCTGGACGCCGCCGGATACCACGGCCCGATGCCGCTCTCCACCAAGATCATGGGCTCGCCGGTGGCGATCGGTGTGAAACCGGCGGTCGCCGCCCGGCTCGGCGATCCGACCTGGGCGGACATCGCCGACGAGGCAGCGACGGGCGCGCTCACCTTCGCGATGGCGGATCCGGAACAGGCCGCCAGCGGGCTCGCCGCCCTGATCGGCGTCGCGACGGCGGCCACGGGGGAGGGGCGCGCGCTCCGGCCCGAGGACGTGACATGCGACCGGCTCGGCGGATTCTTCAGCGGGCAGACCCTCACCGCGCCGACCACCGCCGCGCTCGCCGACACCTTCGTCGCCGCGCCGGCCGATGTCCTCATCTCGTACGAGTCGGTGCTCCTCTCCCTCAACGCCAGCGGACGGCTCGCCGAACCCCTGGAGATCCGCTACCCCCGGGACGGGATCGTCCTCTCCGAATATCCGCTGATGCTGCTGCGTCCCGAGCACCGCGCCGCATACGACCGGGCGGTCACCTGGCTGACCAGCGACGCCACGCAGCAGAAGATCATGCGGCAGACCCTGCGCCGCCCGATGAACCCCGCCGTGACCCGTGACCCGCGGCTGACCGCGCCGATCGGCAACTCGCTGTACTTCCCGGACCGGCAGGACGTCATCGACCGGCTGCTGGCGAACTATCGCGCCGAACCCGGCCGGCCCGGACACGTCATCTTCGTCCTCGATTTCTCCGGATCCATGAAGGGGGAACGCATGAACCGGCTCCGGTCGGTCTTCAACGGCCTCAGCGGTGTCGACCGGACCCCGTCCGGCAAGTTCACCCGTTTCCATCGGGGCGAGAAGATCACGCTGATCCGTTTCGGTGAGGGCGTCCTCGGCGAACGCACGTTCACCGTCGACGGCGACGACGACGTCCGGGCCATGCGGGCGTTCCTCGCGGCGGAGGAGTACGACGAGCGGACCGCGGTGTGGTCGGCACTGGAGCACGCCTATCAGAAGGCGCGGGCCGAACCGGATCGCCCGACGTCGATCGTGCTGATGACCGACGGCGAGAGCAACGCCGGCATCGGTCTCGCCGCCTTCCTGTCGAAGCACCGAGCCCTGCCCGGACCGGTGCGCGCCGTTCCCGCGTACATGATCGGTGTGGGCGAGGCGGACGGCAGCGCCCTGCGCACCGCCGCGGAAGCGACCGGAGGGCGCGCCGCGGCGGCGACCACCGACTCGCTC is part of the Actinoplanes missouriensis 431 genome and encodes:
- a CDS encoding VWA domain-containing protein, translating into MRWRPAALALGLVVATATACTAEEPEPITLRVLASSELADMTPILADLRRETGIDLVMDYQGTVAANRALDPVKYRHDLAWLSDDRYLKLTLDAAGYHGPMPLSTKIMGSPVAIGVKPAVAARLGDPTWADIADEAATGALTFAMADPEQAASGLAALIGVATAATGEGRALRPEDVTCDRLGGFFSGQTLTAPTTAALADTFVAAPADVLISYESVLLSLNASGRLAEPLEIRYPRDGIVLSEYPLMLLRPEHRAAYDRAVTWLTSDATQQKIMRQTLRRPMNPAVTRDPRLTAPIGNSLYFPDRQDVIDRLLANYRAEPGRPGHVIFVLDFSGSMKGERMNRLRSVFNGLSGVDRTPSGKFTRFHRGEKITLIRFGEGVLGERTFTVDGDDDVRAMRAFLAAEEYDERTAVWSALEHAYQKARAEPDRPTSIVLMTDGESNAGIGLAAFLSKHRALPGPVRAVPAYMIGVGEADGSALRTAAEATGGRAAAATTDSLADAFKDVRGCG